Proteins encoded in a region of the Streptomyces sp. NBC_01298 genome:
- a CDS encoding PP2C family protein-serine/threonine phosphatase — translation MEYIAVTALSHVGLVREHNEDSLVIGPWTLCGTTTRSPQTLLFPLGRPLVVAVADGLGGQPAGEVASELVVRELALLGPTLDGAEAVEDALNLCNRAVHSAAAGRPELTSMGTTVAGTLVMPESLLSFNVGDSKVFHVSADGLRQVSVDDSPPPLPGHRTTSAVTQTLGGSRAEHVLTPHVATFPLATGDRYLVCTDGLTDPVPDEAIDEVLRTHEDGKAAFELWRAAIEAGGPDNITLALVRIGA, via the coding sequence GTGGAGTACATAGCCGTGACCGCCCTGAGCCATGTCGGGCTGGTCCGCGAGCACAACGAGGACAGCCTGGTCATCGGACCGTGGACGCTGTGCGGGACCACGACCCGGAGTCCGCAGACGCTCCTCTTCCCCCTCGGCAGACCGCTGGTGGTCGCGGTCGCCGACGGGCTCGGCGGGCAGCCGGCCGGCGAGGTCGCCAGCGAGCTGGTCGTCCGGGAACTCGCCCTGCTCGGCCCCACGCTGGACGGCGCCGAGGCGGTCGAGGACGCGCTCAACCTCTGCAATCGCGCGGTGCACTCCGCCGCCGCGGGCCGTCCGGAGCTGACCTCGATGGGGACCACGGTCGCCGGGACCCTGGTCATGCCGGAGTCGCTGCTGTCGTTCAACGTGGGCGACAGCAAGGTGTTCCACGTCTCCGCGGACGGATTGCGCCAGGTCAGCGTGGACGACAGCCCACCGCCGCTGCCCGGGCACCGCACGACGTCCGCCGTCACGCAGACCCTCGGCGGGAGCCGCGCCGAGCATGTCCTCACCCCGCACGTGGCCACGTTCCCGCTGGCCACGGGCGACCGCTACCTGGTGTGCACCGACGGGCTGACCGACCCGGTGCCCGACGAGGCCATCGACGAGGTGTTGCGGACGCACGAAGACGGCAAGGCCGCGTTCGAGCTGTGGCGGGCCGCCATCGAGGCCGGCGGCCCCGACAACATCACGCTGGCGCTGGTGCGCATCGGCGCCTGA
- a CDS encoding APC family permease, whose translation MPETPEPPRTSTDLRRGALGTADISFFVVSAAAPLTVMAGVAPVAILLGGIGAPAGYLLAGLTLAVFAVGFTTMSRHVRSGGAFYAYIARGLGKRVGIGAALLALIGYNGMEIGVYGLLGTTTADTGHALAGLDIPWLPVSLAGLLLVWYGGFRSIDFGAKLLGVLLVAETGILVLLAGGVLLKGGAHGLSLGSFAPGAVLVPGTAAVLAFAFAAFTGFESTVIYRREARDPDRTVPRATYIAVAFLGLFYAFIVWTVIQAFGSEEVLAAAAEDPAGLFFTAITTYVGPRAADLMHVFIVTSVIASLLAFHNAINRYALALAEEGVLPAALGRIHPRHGSPYLAGAAQTALGAVIVLGFALAGADPYQQLLLWVNTPGMIGLMALMLLAAIAVPVYFRRVRHDEGPWRTLIAPVTAAVLLAVAICLVVSKVALFTMASTTVNTLLVALVPAVFLAGLALAQRLKTRRPEVYARFAEEPAGEAVPAAPAAHGEPATPVASA comes from the coding sequence ATGCCCGAAACGCCCGAGCCGCCGAGAACGAGTACCGACCTGCGCCGCGGCGCCCTCGGTACGGCCGACATCTCCTTCTTCGTGGTCTCCGCCGCCGCCCCGCTCACCGTCATGGCCGGCGTCGCCCCCGTCGCGATCCTCCTCGGCGGCATCGGCGCCCCCGCCGGCTACCTCCTCGCCGGGCTCACCCTCGCGGTCTTCGCCGTCGGCTTCACCACCATGAGCCGCCACGTCCGCAGCGGCGGCGCCTTCTACGCCTACATAGCCCGCGGCCTCGGCAAGCGCGTCGGCATCGGCGCCGCGCTGCTCGCCCTCATCGGCTACAACGGCATGGAGATCGGCGTCTACGGGCTCCTCGGCACCACCACCGCCGACACCGGGCACGCCCTGGCCGGCCTCGACATCCCGTGGCTGCCCGTCTCCCTCGCCGGCCTCCTCCTCGTCTGGTACGGCGGCTTCCGCTCCATCGACTTCGGCGCCAAGCTGCTCGGCGTCCTGCTCGTCGCCGAGACCGGGATCCTCGTCCTGCTCGCGGGCGGCGTCCTGCTGAAGGGCGGCGCCCACGGCCTCTCGCTGGGATCCTTCGCCCCCGGCGCGGTGCTCGTCCCCGGCACCGCGGCCGTCCTGGCCTTCGCCTTCGCCGCGTTCACCGGCTTCGAGTCCACCGTCATCTACCGCCGCGAGGCCCGCGACCCGGACCGGACCGTCCCGCGCGCCACCTACATCGCCGTCGCCTTCCTCGGCCTCTTCTACGCCTTCATCGTCTGGACCGTCATCCAGGCCTTCGGCTCCGAGGAAGTGCTCGCCGCGGCCGCCGAGGACCCCGCCGGGCTCTTCTTCACCGCCATCACCACCTACGTGGGCCCCCGGGCGGCCGACCTGATGCACGTCTTCATCGTCACCAGCGTCATCGCCTCCCTCCTCGCCTTCCACAACGCCATCAACCGGTACGCCCTCGCCCTCGCCGAGGAGGGCGTCCTGCCCGCCGCCCTCGGCCGCATCCACCCGCGCCACGGCTCCCCGTACCTCGCCGGCGCGGCGCAGACCGCCCTCGGAGCCGTGATCGTCCTCGGCTTCGCCCTCGCCGGAGCCGACCCGTACCAGCAGCTGCTGCTCTGGGTGAACACACCCGGCATGATCGGCCTCATGGCCCTGATGCTGCTCGCCGCCATCGCCGTACCCGTCTACTTCCGCCGCGTCCGGCACGACGAGGGCCCCTGGCGGACCCTGATCGCGCCCGTCACCGCCGCGGTGCTGCTGGCCGTCGCGATCTGCCTGGTCGTCTCCAAGGTGGCCCTCTTCACCATGGCCTCCACCACCGTCAACACCCTCCTCGTGGCCCTCGTGCCCGCCGTGTTCCTCGCCGGGCTCGCCCTCGCCCAGCGCCTGAAGACCCGCCGGCCCGAGGTCTACGCCCGCTTCGCGGAGGAGCCGGCCGGGGAAGCCGTACCTGCGGCCCCGGCAGCGCACGGGGAGCCGGCGACACCCGTGGCGTCCGCTTAG
- a CDS encoding SDR family oxidoreductase has protein sequence MSIVVTGATGALGRLVIDELLARDVPAGEIAAVVRDKEKAAPLAALGVELRIADYSAPETLAGAFRSGDRVLMISGSEVGRRVPQHSAVIDAAKAAGVAQFAYTGILGGPEADFDLAAEHRATEELILASGLPYTFLRNGWYTENHTGNLAPVLAHGAVLSNAGEGRVASAARADYAVAAAAVLTGEGHLDRAYELSGDVAWSFAEYAAAVAQAAGREITYNAVTPEAHHAVLTGAGVPAPFAAILVDVDLAIERGRLAGTSGDLSRLIGRPTTPMADTVARAVATAPSAG, from the coding sequence ATGAGCATCGTCGTCACCGGAGCCACCGGAGCCCTCGGCCGTCTCGTCATCGACGAGCTGCTCGCCCGGGACGTCCCCGCCGGGGAGATCGCCGCGGTCGTCCGCGACAAGGAGAAGGCCGCCCCGCTCGCCGCGCTGGGCGTCGAACTGCGCATCGCCGACTACAGCGCGCCCGAGACCCTCGCCGGGGCCTTCCGTTCCGGTGACCGCGTCCTGATGATCTCCGGCAGCGAGGTCGGCCGGCGCGTGCCCCAGCACTCCGCCGTGATCGACGCGGCGAAGGCGGCCGGGGTGGCGCAGTTCGCGTACACCGGCATCCTGGGCGGCCCCGAAGCGGACTTCGACCTGGCCGCAGAGCACCGGGCGACCGAGGAGCTGATCCTCGCCTCCGGCCTGCCGTACACCTTCCTGCGCAACGGCTGGTACACCGAGAACCACACCGGCAACCTGGCTCCGGTGCTCGCACACGGGGCCGTCCTCTCCAACGCGGGCGAGGGCCGGGTGGCCTCGGCGGCGCGGGCCGACTACGCGGTGGCCGCCGCGGCCGTGCTGACCGGGGAGGGCCACCTCGACCGGGCGTACGAGCTGAGCGGCGACGTGGCCTGGTCCTTCGCGGAGTACGCGGCGGCGGTGGCGCAGGCCGCGGGCCGGGAGATCACGTACAACGCCGTGACCCCGGAGGCCCACCACGCGGTGCTCACCGGCGCGGGAGTCCCGGCGCCGTTCGCCGCGATCCTGGTCGACGTGGACCTCGCCATCGAGCGCGGCCGCCTGGCCGGCACCTCCGGCGACCTGTCCCGCCTGATCGGCCGCCCGACGACGCCGATGGCGGACACGGTGGCCCGGGCGGTGGCCACCGCCCCGAGCGCCGGCTGA
- a CDS encoding TetR/AcrR family transcriptional regulator C-terminal domain-containing protein — translation MARPRTPLLDRERIGATALQLLSEQGEFSVPQIARALGVQTGSLYHHVDGRAGVIELIRERVCAGIDGGPLSSPEPWDRSLEAWARSYRAAFAAYPRAIPLLMTTPVRAPAVLAQYERAVALLLRAGFAAEQVMPLLTGLENLVLGSALDLAAPDAMWEPTPGTPLLARALAAQGPGRAEAAFEVGLAAFLAYARGLREGAGAAVGAAVGAEVGAEVTMAAEVVVESVTEADRT, via the coding sequence ATGGCGCGGCCGCGCACCCCACTGCTCGACCGGGAGCGGATCGGTGCTACCGCCCTGCAACTGCTCTCTGAGCAGGGTGAGTTCAGCGTTCCCCAGATCGCCCGGGCGCTCGGGGTGCAGACCGGGTCGCTGTATCACCATGTGGACGGCCGGGCCGGGGTGATCGAGCTGATCCGGGAACGGGTGTGCGCCGGGATCGACGGCGGGCCGCTGTCCTCGCCGGAGCCCTGGGACCGGTCCCTGGAGGCCTGGGCCCGCTCGTACCGGGCCGCCTTCGCCGCCTACCCGCGGGCCATCCCGCTGCTGATGACCACCCCGGTACGGGCACCCGCGGTGCTCGCGCAGTACGAACGGGCGGTCGCCCTGCTCCTACGGGCCGGGTTCGCCGCGGAACAGGTGATGCCGCTGCTCACGGGCCTGGAGAACCTCGTCCTGGGCTCGGCCCTGGACCTCGCGGCCCCGGACGCCATGTGGGAGCCGACCCCGGGCACCCCGCTGCTCGCCCGGGCCCTGGCCGCCCAGGGCCCGGGGCGCGCGGAGGCGGCCTTCGAGGTGGGTCTGGCGGCTTTCCTGGCCTACGCGCGGGGGCTGCGCGAGGGGGCGGGGGCGGCCGTGGGGGCGGCCGTGGGGGCGGAGGTTGGGGCGGAGGTGACCATGGCGGCGGAGGTGGTCGTGGAGTCGGTCACGGAGGCGGACAGGACTTGA
- a CDS encoding sensor histidine kinase, whose translation MDAPRERGGSGPGGPPPAGRLGRRGAALLTAAVFLPLWLLDYLTARPYGVPLLLATGAAVALVALLPAPRGGRVPVERRAAAAVSLSGATTLFLALRGGTVGFGMGEVFVLLTLLTRTARRGRAGPLALGLCLLLAAAVATAPLRMGHASDRTSLAFLLTLAAGGAAGLGWYLRTLDERRTWAVVEVRERERLRLARDLHDFVAHHVTGMVVQAQAARMIRDSSPERLDPLLRSIETAGNETLDSMHRLVRVLREDGAATVLPGDLLAELGLLVARSGRDGRGPAARLTVSAGARGAVLDPEVETTVHRVVQEALTNVARHAPDAASVEVEVEVEVEVEEPKNTTAGVLRVTVSNGPGRGAPARPPLLGRRGGFGLIGLRERVEAVGGTFRAGPLPTGGWRLTATLPVRGRS comes from the coding sequence ATGGACGCACCACGCGAACGGGGAGGAAGCGGACCCGGCGGGCCCCCGCCGGCCGGGCGGCTCGGACGCCGCGGTGCGGCGCTGCTCACGGCCGCCGTGTTCCTCCCGCTCTGGCTCCTCGACTACCTCACCGCCCGCCCCTACGGCGTACCGCTGCTGCTGGCCACCGGCGCGGCCGTGGCCCTCGTGGCCCTGCTGCCCGCCCCGCGCGGCGGGCGCGTACCCGTCGAAAGGCGGGCCGCCGCGGCCGTATCGCTCTCCGGGGCCACCACCCTCTTCCTCGCGCTGCGCGGCGGGACCGTGGGCTTCGGGATGGGCGAGGTCTTCGTCCTCCTGACCCTGCTGACCCGGACGGCCCGCCGCGGCCGGGCCGGACCGCTGGCCCTCGGGCTCTGTCTGCTGCTGGCCGCGGCGGTCGCGACCGCTCCGCTGCGCATGGGCCATGCCTCCGACCGGACCTCGCTCGCCTTCCTCCTCACCCTCGCGGCCGGCGGAGCCGCCGGACTCGGCTGGTACCTGCGCACCCTCGACGAACGGCGCACCTGGGCCGTGGTCGAGGTCCGCGAACGGGAACGGCTGCGGCTCGCCCGCGACCTGCACGACTTCGTCGCCCACCACGTCACCGGCATGGTCGTCCAGGCCCAGGCCGCACGGATGATCCGGGACAGCTCCCCGGAGCGGCTCGACCCGCTGCTGCGCTCCATCGAGACCGCCGGGAACGAGACCCTCGATTCGATGCACCGCCTGGTACGGGTCCTGCGCGAGGACGGGGCCGCGACCGTCCTACCGGGCGATCTGCTCGCGGAACTGGGCCTGCTGGTCGCCCGTTCCGGCCGGGACGGCCGCGGCCCGGCGGCCCGGCTGACCGTCTCGGCCGGGGCCCGCGGCGCCGTCCTGGACCCCGAGGTGGAGACGACGGTGCACCGGGTGGTGCAGGAGGCACTGACCAACGTCGCACGGCACGCGCCGGACGCCGCATCCGTCGAAGTCGAAGTCGAGGTGGAGGTGGAGGTGGAGGAACCGAAGAACACGACCGCCGGGGTGCTGCGCGTGACCGTTTCCAACGGTCCCGGCCGCGGCGCCCCCGCCCGTCCGCCGCTCCTCGGCCGCCGGGGCGGCTTCGGCCTGATCGGCCTGCGCGAGCGGGTCGAAGCCGTCGGCGGCACCTTCCGCGCCGGACCGCTGCCCACGGGCGGCTGGCGGCTCACGGCCACCCTGCCGGTCCGGGGCCGGAGCTGA
- a CDS encoding winged helix-turn-helix transcriptional regulator: MGVSEMREKLVRAEAMCPHRLVLEHVTSRWGVLVLDALLDRSYRFSELRRGIGTLAKVSEKMLTQTLQTLERDGFVHRDAKPVIPPRVDYSLTPMGREAAERVRALAHWTGVRMADVQRAREAYDESKREAAATLN; this comes from the coding sequence ATGGGAGTAAGTGAGATGCGAGAGAAGCTGGTCCGGGCCGAGGCCATGTGCCCGCACCGGCTCGTCCTGGAGCACGTCACCAGCCGCTGGGGCGTCCTCGTCCTGGACGCTCTGCTCGACCGCTCGTACCGGTTCAGCGAACTGCGCCGGGGGATCGGAACGCTCGCCAAGGTCAGCGAGAAGATGCTGACCCAGACCCTCCAGACGCTGGAGCGCGACGGGTTCGTGCACCGCGACGCCAAGCCCGTCATCCCGCCCCGCGTCGACTACTCGCTCACCCCGATGGGCCGCGAGGCCGCCGAGCGGGTCCGCGCCCTCGCTCACTGGACCGGTGTGCGCATGGCGGACGTGCAGCGGGCGCGCGAGGCGTACGACGAGTCGAAGCGCGAGGCCGCGGCCACCCTGAACTAG
- a CDS encoding phosphatase PAP2 family protein — MGEASVKTLDTRTDVSSSPVTENQDRPESSERAVLSRLRVPRRPRIWFEVLLIAVSYWTYSLIRNAVPEQKAAALANADWIWKVEQSLGIAVEERVNHAVNSVTWLVVSMNYYYATLHFVMTIGVLVWIYRFHPGRYAATRLVLFATTGVALVGYYFYPLAPPRLMNGQDFVDTVLVHHTWGSMASGNLKHMSNQYAAMPSMHIGWSLWCGLTIFAVASAPWARILGLLYPTATLVVIVSTANHFWLDAVGGMLCLAFGYAVSRAWYGSLPHRLPRRPEETGRHPLAAALLNHPALARFQR; from the coding sequence ATGGGTGAAGCGAGCGTGAAGACACTGGATACCCGGACGGACGTCTCGTCATCCCCCGTGACCGAGAACCAGGACCGCCCGGAGTCGTCCGAGCGTGCCGTGCTCTCCAGGCTGCGCGTCCCCCGGCGACCCCGGATCTGGTTCGAGGTCCTGCTGATCGCGGTCAGCTACTGGACGTACTCGCTGATCCGCAACGCCGTGCCCGAGCAGAAGGCGGCCGCGCTCGCGAACGCCGACTGGATCTGGAAGGTGGAGCAGAGCCTCGGCATCGCCGTCGAGGAGAGGGTCAACCACGCCGTCAATTCGGTGACCTGGCTCGTGGTGAGCATGAACTACTACTACGCCACGCTCCACTTCGTCATGACCATCGGCGTGCTGGTCTGGATCTACCGCTTTCATCCCGGGCGTTACGCGGCCACGCGGCTTGTCCTCTTCGCCACCACGGGCGTCGCCCTGGTCGGCTACTACTTCTACCCGCTCGCGCCGCCCCGGCTGATGAACGGGCAGGACTTCGTCGACACCGTGCTGGTCCACCACACCTGGGGCTCCATGGCCTCGGGCAACCTCAAGCACATGTCGAACCAGTACGCCGCCATGCCGTCCATGCACATAGGGTGGTCGCTCTGGTGCGGGCTGACGATCTTCGCGGTCGCCTCCGCCCCCTGGGCCCGGATCCTGGGCCTGCTCTACCCGACGGCGACCCTGGTCGTGATCGTGTCCACCGCCAACCACTTCTGGCTCGACGCCGTCGGCGGCATGCTCTGCCTGGCCTTCGGCTACGCCGTCTCCCGCGCCTGGTACGGATCCCTCCCGCACCGGCTGCCGCGCCGGCCGGAGGAGACCGGCCGCCACCCGCTGGCGGCGGCCCTCCTGAACCACCCGGCGCTGGCCCGCTTCCAGCGCTGA
- a CDS encoding amidohydrolase, translating to MPAADTVLTGARVRTLDPARPEARAVAVLGGEIVAVGDEADVRDWRGPGTETVDLGGATLTPGLTDAHSHPVWGIEMATGTDLSAVTDLDRLRAALRTAERGPGGWITGFGLDHNAFGGRPVDKALIEEALAGAPAFLRLYDGHSALASGAALAAAGITGPRTFAQRSEIVCDSDGRPTGHLVEHAAMDLVGSLAPKPTYTERRERLTALLRDMAATGLTGAHVMDLGDGDVPALLATAEYEGDLPLRLNLSPWCMPGATGEDLEELIELQRLAGRHWKVGGVKFFMDGTVEGGTAWLEHADCHGRGTDAFWPDPRAYAEAVRVLDAAGVRTATHAIGDAAVRHVLDTVESLGARGRMRHRIEHIETVPDGQLKRFAELGVIASMQPPHTAYTRADHSDEWSKRLGEERAGRAWRCRDLREAGAVLALGSDWPIAHYDARQVLATARSPRGAASAGTGAWTGAALSGSMALEGMTSHAALAAGEEAVAGRIAAGYRADLTAFGLDPVDAPADELAGAPVRLTMSGGRITHRAVSD from the coding sequence GTGCCCGCTGCCGACACCGTCCTCACCGGAGCCCGCGTCCGCACCCTCGACCCCGCCCGCCCCGAGGCCCGCGCGGTGGCCGTGCTCGGCGGCGAGATCGTCGCCGTCGGCGACGAGGCCGACGTCCGCGACTGGCGCGGCCCCGGCACCGAGACCGTCGACCTCGGCGGCGCCACCCTCACCCCCGGCCTCACCGACGCCCACAGCCACCCCGTCTGGGGCATCGAGATGGCGACCGGCACCGACCTCTCCGCCGTCACCGACCTGGACCGGCTCCGCGCCGCCCTGCGCACCGCCGAGCGGGGCCCCGGCGGCTGGATCACCGGCTTCGGCCTCGACCACAACGCCTTCGGCGGCCGCCCCGTCGACAAGGCCCTGATCGAGGAGGCCCTCGCCGGGGCCCCCGCCTTCCTGCGCCTCTACGACGGCCACTCCGCGCTCGCCTCCGGCGCGGCCCTGGCCGCCGCCGGGATCACCGGCCCGCGCACCTTCGCCCAGCGCTCCGAGATCGTCTGCGACTCCGACGGGCGGCCCACCGGCCACCTCGTCGAGCACGCCGCGATGGACCTGGTCGGCTCACTCGCGCCGAAGCCCACGTACACCGAGCGCCGGGAACGCCTCACCGCGCTGCTCCGCGACATGGCGGCCACCGGCCTGACCGGCGCCCACGTCATGGACCTCGGCGACGGGGACGTACCCGCCCTGCTCGCGACCGCCGAGTACGAGGGCGACCTGCCGCTGCGGCTGAACCTCTCGCCCTGGTGCATGCCCGGCGCCACCGGCGAGGACCTGGAGGAGCTGATCGAACTCCAGCGGCTCGCGGGCCGGCACTGGAAGGTCGGCGGGGTGAAGTTCTTCATGGACGGCACCGTCGAAGGCGGCACCGCCTGGCTGGAGCACGCCGACTGCCACGGCCGGGGCACCGACGCCTTCTGGCCCGACCCGCGGGCCTACGCCGAGGCGGTACGGGTCCTCGACGCGGCCGGGGTGCGCACCGCGACCCACGCCATCGGGGACGCGGCGGTCCGGCACGTCCTGGACACCGTGGAGTCGCTGGGCGCGCGGGGCCGGATGCGGCACCGGATCGAGCACATCGAGACGGTCCCGGACGGCCAGCTGAAGCGGTTCGCGGAGCTCGGGGTGATCGCCTCCATGCAGCCGCCGCACACCGCGTACACCCGGGCCGACCACAGCGACGAGTGGTCCAAGCGGCTGGGGGAGGAGCGAGCCGGCCGCGCCTGGCGCTGCCGGGACCTGCGCGAGGCCGGTGCGGTCCTCGCGCTCGGCTCGGACTGGCCCATCGCCCACTACGACGCCCGCCAGGTGCTGGCCACCGCCCGCAGCCCGCGCGGCGCGGCCTCGGCCGGTACGGGGGCCTGGACCGGGGCGGCCCTGAGCGGGTCGATGGCCCTGGAGGGCATGACCTCGCACGCCGCGCTGGCGGCGGGGGAGGAAGCGGTGGCGGGCCGGATCGCGGCCGGCTACCGGGCGGACCTGACCGCCTTCGGCCTGGACCCGGTGGACGCACCGGCGGACGAGCTGGCCGGGGCGCCGGTCCGGCTCACCATGTCGGGCGGCCGCATCACGCACCGGGCGGTGTCGGACTGA